CTATGGGGTCCGCATGTGACCACATCGATCACACCAGAACACAGCTGTTCTACGCCATCCCGGTAGCAACCATCTCCATCCTGTTCGGTTACATCCCCGCAGGACTCGGAATGCCCGTACTGATCATCCTGCCTGTAGGCGTTTTGGCAGTGCTGGCAACAGTAAGGTTCCTGGGTAAGCCTGTTCCGAACTAGTTCGCAGCAGAAGATATCAATAAATCTGGCAGACTGATGAGAAAGTGCCAGATGCAAGAAACAAAAAAAGTGCTGAAACGACGCGTATACGACATACGTGAGTTTCAGCATTTTTTACAGTGCACCACAGGTGTAAGGTCTTGTAAGCTCGAAGATTCACTAACAATTCACTTTACGCCGCAGATGGTGCTTTATCAACTGTCTGATACCTCCCTCCGATTTGATTCGGTGGGAGGTTTTTTTGTTTTTCCGTTGACATAGACTTTTTTAGAAAGTTAAAGTGAATTCACATTCACAAACTTGGAGAATCAAATTGAGCAAAAGAATGGATAGCCCTTCAAGGCGCGAACAGATAGCAGAAGAAGCCCTTAAGCTTGCTGCCAAAGGAGTTTCAGCCATTACGGTGAGCAATGTAGCCAAGGCTTGCGGCATTGTACCTGCCGCCCTTTACCGTCATTACAAAAACAAAGATGCAATTTTCGATGGCGTGCGCGAACTGATCCGCAAAAAACTCATCGACAATGCCAAAGATGCCATGGATGCAGGCGAAACCCCGCTTGATGTGCTCAAACAACTGGCCCTGCGCCACGCGGACTTACTGCACAAGCACCCCGGCATCCCTCGACTGCTTTTTTCTGAAGCCGCGCTGGAAAAGAATTCCATTCGCCGCAAAGCCCTCTATTCCCTATTGACTGAATACCGCGCCGCAGCCGCAGACATTGCTGCGAAAGGTCAGGAACTGGGGCAAATCCGCAAAGACCTTGACCCAGCGGATATTGTATTCATGTTGCTGGGAACCGTAGTTCCGCCCTCTTTCCTCTTTCATATTTCCAGTGGTGAATTCGATCCACGCGAACAGATCAAACGCAACCTGCAATTATTTGAAGAAACCATTGCTGTGAAAAAGGAGAACCGACAATGAAATCCGGCTTAAGATTTTCACATATCATTGTAGCGATACTCCTTTCTACCCTGCTCTGCGGATGCGAGGAAACAGAATCCAATCTTTGGCAGGGCTATGTGGAAGGTGAATTTATCTATGTATCATCACCGCTTGGGGGACAACTTGATGAAGTGAGCGTGCGCAAAGGCCAGACAGTTGTAACCGGGCAGCCACTTTTCACCTTAGAACGGGATTTTGAACAGGCGGGAGTAGATGAAGCAGAGGAAAATCTGGATAAAATCATCAGTGACCTTGCAGACAAACGCAAAGGACGAAGACCTTCTGAAATAGCCTCCATCAAAGCCCGACTTAGAAAGGCCGTGGCAGCGGAAAAGCTGGCCGCAACAGAATACAAACGCAGAGCAGATCTTTACAATTCCAGAACGATCTCCGAAGAAGAACGAGACCAGGCTCGCACTGATTACGAGCAGGCCATTCAACTGGTAAAAGAAATTAAATCTGAACTCAAAACCGCAACCCTTGGTTCCCGCAGCGATGAAATCAGTGCGGCAGAATCATCGGTAAGGGCAGCTCAGGCCAAGCTTGAACAGGCCCGCTGGAATTATGATCAAAAAGCACAATCCGCGCCTCGCTCCGGTCTGGTTTTCGATACCATCCGCTACCGTGGCGAATGGATCGCAGCCGGAAAACCGGTGATATCCATCCTGCCCCCGGAAAACCGCAAGGTGCGCTTTTACGTACCGGAACAAATTGTGGGCGGATTTGAATTCAACGAAAAGCTGCTCGTTAATTACGACGGACTGACAGAACCGATCCCGGTAACCCTGACCTACATATCACCACAGGCCGAGTACACGCCTCCGGTCATCTACTCCAGCCAAAGCCGCGCCAAACTGGTTTTCATGCTGGAAGCTATTCCGGCTATGGACAAAGCTGTTCTTTTCAAACCCGGACAGCCCGTAGATGTAAGCAGGACAGCTGCCGAATTTGAAATTGAAAACGGCTTCCTCACACGCATCAAAAGTTACTTTCGGAGCAGCAATGACTGATCAAACTGTCATAGACGTATCCGGTGTGACCAAATCCTTCGGCCCCAAAACAGTGGTAAAAGGGCTGGATATGCAGGTCCGTAAGGGTGAAATTTTCGGCTTCCTCGGGCCCAACGGGTCCGGGAAAACCACCTTCATCCGCATGCTCTGCGGACTGCTGCGCCCGGATTCCGGGTCCGGCACCTGCCTTGGGTATGACATCATTAATGAGGCTGAATTTATCAAGCCCAAAGTGGGCTACATGGCCCAAAAATTCAGCCTCTACGGCGATCTTACCGTTAAAGAAAATCTCGATTTTCTCGCCCGTGCTTACCAGCTTCCCAACCGCAAAAAACTTATAAATGACGCTATCGAGCGCATGAGCATGGGCAGATTCACCAACCAATTAGCCGGATCACTATCCGGTGGCTGGAAGCAACGCTTGGCCCTGACAGGATGCACCCTGCACAATCCGCAGCTGCTACTCCTCGACGAACCCACTGCCGGGGTCGATCCGTCTGCACGCCGCGATTTCTGGGACGAGGTGCACAACCTTGCCGCGCAAGGTATCACTGCCCTCATCTCTACCCATTACATGGATGAAGCCGAACGTTGCCATCGGCTGGCCTACATTGCTTATGGCGATCTGCTGGCAAAAGGCACGCTTGATGAGCTGGTGCACGATTCCGGCCTGCACACATGGACCCTCAGCGGACCGAATTTAAATGAATTAACTCCAAAACTGCGAGCCAGCGAAGGCATTGATCAGGTTGTTGCTTTCGGGAACACCCTGCACATCAGCGGACGCGATAACGTATTGATCGAAACAGGAATCCGAACCCATGCCGGACCTGACAACAAATTTGAACAGTGCGAAACAAGCCTTGAAGAAGTCTTCATAGACCTGATGCAGGGGAAAAATCCATGAGTTTACGACTATTCTCTTTCAAAAGATTCATGGCCATGGCCGGGAAAGAATTCATCCAAATGCGCCGCGACAGGTTAACCTTCGCCATGATGATCGGAATCCCGCTAATTCAGATCATTCTCTTTGGATTTGCCATCAACTCCGACCCGCGCCACCTGCCCCTTGCCGTTCTTTCCGGGGATAACTCCCGTTACTCGCGGTCAATCGTGGCTGGAATGCAAGCCAGTACGTATTTCAATGTGGACCGTTTCATTAATTCACGAGCCGAGGCCAAACGGCTGCTGGAGCTGGGCGAAGTACAGTTTGTGCTGACCATCCCTCAACAATTCGGGTTGGATATCGAACGCGGGGAACGCCCGGTATTGCTTCTGGAAGCTGATGCAACCGACCCCATGGCAACGGGCAATGCAGTAAACTCCATGCGTGAAATCATAAACCGGGCAATGACGCGTGATCTTAAAGGATCGCTCAGCTATATGCTGCCCGAAGAAAGCGCAGTGGACCTACGTATCCATGCCGATTACAACCCCGAAGCCATCAGCCAGTATAACATCGTCCCCGGCCTGATGGGCGTAATCCTGACCCTGACGCTTGTTATGATCACCTCGCTGGCGATCACCCGCGAAACTGAACGCGGAACCATGGAAAACCTGCTGACCACCCCGGTCCGCCCGCTGGAAGTAATGATGGGCAAGATCATCCCTTACGTCATGGTCGGCTATATCCAGATGATGTTGATCATGGCAGCATCCATCTTTGTATTCCACGTACCCATCAACGGCAATCCGCTGATTGTGTTCACCTATTCAGCTATTTTCATCGCCGCCAACCTCACCGTGGGGGTAACCATCTCCACAGTGGCCCGCAACCAGCTGCAAGCCGTGCAGATGTCCATATTCTTCTTTCTGCCATCCTTGCTATTATCCGGCTTCATGTTCCCCTTTCGAGGCATGCCAGACTGGGCGCAAAACCTCGGCTCCATCCTCCCGCTAACCCACTACCTGCGCTTAGTGCGCGGGGTCCTGCTCAAAGGAACAGGCTGGGAAGAATCCCTGCACCACCTATGGCCCATCGTGGTTTTCTGGATAATTGTAATTATCGTAGGATTGAAGAGGTATCGGCAGACTTTGGATTAGAGGGGGCTATTGGCTTGCCCAGCTTAAAAAGGATGTGTAATCTTCAACGAAAG
The sequence above is drawn from the Marinifilum sp. JC120 genome and encodes:
- a CDS encoding HlyD family efflux transporter periplasmic adaptor subunit → MKSGLRFSHIIVAILLSTLLCGCEETESNLWQGYVEGEFIYVSSPLGGQLDEVSVRKGQTVVTGQPLFTLERDFEQAGVDEAEENLDKIISDLADKRKGRRPSEIASIKARLRKAVAAEKLAATEYKRRADLYNSRTISEEERDQARTDYEQAIQLVKEIKSELKTATLGSRSDEISAAESSVRAAQAKLEQARWNYDQKAQSAPRSGLVFDTIRYRGEWIAAGKPVISILPPENRKVRFYVPEQIVGGFEFNEKLLVNYDGLTEPIPVTLTYISPQAEYTPPVIYSSQSRAKLVFMLEAIPAMDKAVLFKPGQPVDVSRTAAEFEIENGFLTRIKSYFRSSND
- a CDS encoding ABC transporter ATP-binding protein, with product MTDQTVIDVSGVTKSFGPKTVVKGLDMQVRKGEIFGFLGPNGSGKTTFIRMLCGLLRPDSGSGTCLGYDIINEAEFIKPKVGYMAQKFSLYGDLTVKENLDFLARAYQLPNRKKLINDAIERMSMGRFTNQLAGSLSGGWKQRLALTGCTLHNPQLLLLDEPTAGVDPSARRDFWDEVHNLAAQGITALISTHYMDEAERCHRLAYIAYGDLLAKGTLDELVHDSGLHTWTLSGPNLNELTPKLRASEGIDQVVAFGNTLHISGRDNVLIETGIRTHAGPDNKFEQCETSLEEVFIDLMQGKNP
- a CDS encoding ABC transporter permease, encoding MSLRLFSFKRFMAMAGKEFIQMRRDRLTFAMMIGIPLIQIILFGFAINSDPRHLPLAVLSGDNSRYSRSIVAGMQASTYFNVDRFINSRAEAKRLLELGEVQFVLTIPQQFGLDIERGERPVLLLEADATDPMATGNAVNSMREIINRAMTRDLKGSLSYMLPEESAVDLRIHADYNPEAISQYNIVPGLMGVILTLTLVMITSLAITRETERGTMENLLTTPVRPLEVMMGKIIPYVMVGYIQMMLIMAASIFVFHVPINGNPLIVFTYSAIFIAANLTVGVTISTVARNQLQAVQMSIFFFLPSLLLSGFMFPFRGMPDWAQNLGSILPLTHYLRLVRGVLLKGTGWEESLHHLWPIVVFWIIVIIVGLKRYRQTLD
- a CDS encoding TetR/AcrR family transcriptional regulator, with translation MSKRMDSPSRREQIAEEALKLAAKGVSAITVSNVAKACGIVPAALYRHYKNKDAIFDGVRELIRKKLIDNAKDAMDAGETPLDVLKQLALRHADLLHKHPGIPRLLFSEAALEKNSIRRKALYSLLTEYRAAAADIAAKGQELGQIRKDLDPADIVFMLLGTVVPPSFLFHISSGEFDPREQIKRNLQLFEETIAVKKENRQ